In Bacillus marinisedimentorum, the genomic window CAATTCTGGCATTTCCATCATGACAACAAGGAGGAGAACGTATGGGACAGCATACAGATACAATTTTGGCACAGATCGGCAACAGGACAGATGAAAAAGGGGCAGTCAACCACCCTGTTTATTTCTCGACTGCATACCGGCATGAACAGGTCGGACAGACGGGCGGCTATGATTATACACGTACCGGCAATCCGACGAGGGAAGTGGCGGAAGATGCGATTGCCCGTCTTGAAAATGGGGATGAAGGATTCGCGTTCAGTTCAGGGATGGCAGCGATACAGGCCCTCATTTGCTTGTTCGCGCCTGGAGACGAATTGCTTGTATCGGCCGATTTGTACGGCGGCACATACCGGCTTTTTGAAACGAGCTGGAAGCAATACGGCATCAACATACAATATGGAAAAACAGTTGAGGATTTTGCGGAAAGAAGAACGGCAAACACAAAGGCGGTTTTCCTGGAAACGCCGACGAACCCGTTGATGGAAGAAGTGAGCATCAGGGAGGCGGCCGAGTTTGCGAAAGAACACGGGCTGCTTTTGATTGTCGATAACACTTTTTACACGCCGATCCTGCAAAAACCGCTCGACGAAGGGGCGGATATCGTCATCCACAGTGCGACGAAATATCTTGGCGGTCACAATGATGTACTGGCGGGTTTGCTTGCAGTAAAAGGGGAAGAAATTTGCGGGCAAATCTGCAGCTACCAGAACACGAGCGGCGCTGTCCTGTCACCTTTTGATTCCTGGCTGCTGGCGCGCGGGATGAAGACATTATCGCTCCGGATGGAACGGCATGAATACAATGCCAAACGGATTGCGGCGTTTTTGGCGGAACGGGAAGAAGTGACGGATGTCCTTTACCCGGGGCGCGGCGGCATGCTGTCGTTCCGGCTGGAAAAAGAAGAATGGGTGGAGCCGTTACTGCAG contains:
- a CDS encoding methionine biosynthesis PLP-dependent protein encodes the protein MGQHTDTILAQIGNRTDEKGAVNHPVYFSTAYRHEQVGQTGGYDYTRTGNPTREVAEDAIARLENGDEGFAFSSGMAAIQALICLFAPGDELLVSADLYGGTYRLFETSWKQYGINIQYGKTVEDFAERRTANTKAVFLETPTNPLMEEVSIREAAEFAKEHGLLLIVDNTFYTPILQKPLDEGADIVIHSATKYLGGHNDVLAGLLAVKGEEICGQICSYQNTSGAVLSPFDSWLLARGMKTLSLRMERHEYNAKRIAAFLAEREEVTDVLYPGRGGMLSFRLEKEEWVEPLLQHLRLITFAESLGGPESFITYPATQTHADIPEEIRTANGVCNRLLRFSVGIEHVYDLIDDLELAFSGMKEAKAVQ